In a single window of the Acidobacteriota bacterium genome:
- a CDS encoding sigma-70 family RNA polymerase sigma factor: MANVGGNLKAEQDREVSDGITRFLKDWSGGDDAAKERLMGIVYEDLRNRARHLMSKERADHTLQPTALVHEAIMRLGEAEGLKWDDRGHFFGIFTRIMRQVLVDHARAHVAIKRGNSNQHVSTDEIEIAEDESIKTVVEVDGALEKLEAIDERQAMIVEMRFFGGLSIPEIAETLGISERTVAREWGSARLWLKRELG, translated from the coding sequence ATGGCAAATGTTGGCGGCAATCTTAAAGCGGAACAGGACCGCGAGGTCTCTGACGGCATTACGCGGTTTCTAAAGGATTGGAGCGGGGGCGACGATGCGGCGAAAGAGCGTCTGATGGGGATCGTCTATGAAGATCTCAGAAATCGGGCGCGGCACTTAATGTCAAAAGAGAGAGCAGATCACACTCTTCAGCCGACGGCACTTGTGCACGAGGCGATAATGCGCCTAGGGGAGGCGGAAGGTTTGAAATGGGACGACCGCGGACATTTCTTCGGCATCTTTACGCGGATAATGCGACAGGTCCTGGTCGATCACGCCCGCGCCCACGTCGCCATCAAGCGAGGGAACTCGAATCAGCACGTTTCGACGGACGAAATAGAGATCGCAGAAGACGAGAGCATTAAGACCGTCGTTGAGGTCGACGGTGCTTTGGAAAAGCTTGAGGCTATAGATGAACGGCAGGCAATGATCGTGGAAATGCGGTTTTTCGGCGGACTTTCAATCCCCGAGATCGCTGAAACGCTCGGCATCAGCGAAAGAACCGTCGCCCGCGAGTGGGGATCGGCTCGCTTATGGCTGAAACGCGAGCTGGGGTGA